In Salinirussus salinus, the following proteins share a genomic window:
- a CDS encoding TlpA family protein disulfide reductase: MNRRRLLTALAGLGLTGGSLLAVSQGLPGGSDGLSVRVETVDAAGSEAGQLGLPVRGQPVTVVDLFATWCAPCREQMDALGAVHREYGDRAAFVSVTNERVGGTLTRADIREWWQRHDGNWTVGLDPESALMAALGADGLPYLAVVDRSGTVRWEHAGLVDADTLGDRLDRHLEA, translated from the coding sequence ATGAACCGGCGGCGACTCCTCACCGCACTCGCCGGGCTCGGGCTGACCGGCGGGAGCCTGCTTGCGGTCAGCCAGGGGCTCCCGGGCGGCTCCGACGGGCTCTCGGTCCGCGTCGAGACGGTCGACGCCGCCGGGTCGGAGGCCGGCCAGCTCGGCCTGCCAGTCCGCGGGCAGCCGGTGACCGTCGTTGACCTGTTCGCGACCTGGTGTGCGCCCTGCAGGGAACAGATGGATGCGCTCGGCGCGGTCCACCGCGAGTACGGCGACCGTGCGGCCTTCGTCTCCGTGACCAACGAGCGCGTCGGCGGGACGCTCACCCGGGCCGACATCAGGGAGTGGTGGCAGCGCCACGACGGCAACTGGACGGTGGGACTCGACCCCGAGAGCGCCCTCATGGCCGCGCTGGGCGCCGACGGCCTGCCCTACCTCGCGGTCGTGGACCGGTCCGGGACGGTCCGCTGGGAGCACGCCGGGCTCGTCGATGCCGACACTCTCGGCGACCGGCTCGACCGTCACCTGGAGGCATGA
- a CDS encoding NosD domain-containing protein — MVGRVRVAWVGLGLAVVLLLAGTGFLVSPDAGQSFSPVAFDDTLTTGMTGVDVRQAESRGWSVPRAQAFYAQYEYVVGYYGMEALVEEVGTGGGGTYGRPLAVFVTDYSGTAPELTDAGYVTLQNDVRRGWVRASEAHFVVDSEARTPAGPAVLPFGDRADATAFTDRYGGTVVGWAAVKSRSGTERARGAVLRERIGEQHAWANRTVADASELRDRPVSVVVGEGDAPTLEAALEQAEANETVRLPPGTYDGPVTVTKPVTLAGAGNATVIDGNGTGSVLTVRSPRVAVTDLRVTGVGDRDLGNASDDDDGSEWDRRVRLVYGEGDAGIRMADARGSLVADVTVDTPANGIVLLNSSGAAVTNVTVRGAEDWGDGFMGVLAMYSRAVVQDSAFRGGRDGVYTHYSDGLVVRDNTMRGMRYGVHEMYTRDTLVANNSVRETQVGVVVMTRPQGNLVVGNDVRDSGRGVSVDGSTSLVAWNVVADNGLGISVGADRSLVTHNTVVRNDVGVRDGTLLPTNDIAENDILANGRPVEVAPGSRDTWAVGGRGNYWGPIPGRDRDGDGVIDRPYRPTDTVDSAANRSAGAATLADSPAVTVMRGFQRAVPGLRAEGAIDPAPLSRPVRPDVLDRLGVETGVTSRDG; from the coding sequence ATGGTGGGCCGGGTCAGGGTCGCGTGGGTCGGGCTGGGGCTCGCGGTCGTGCTCCTCCTCGCCGGGACGGGCTTTCTGGTCAGCCCGGACGCCGGCCAGTCGTTCTCGCCGGTCGCCTTCGACGACACCCTGACGACCGGGATGACCGGCGTCGACGTCCGCCAGGCCGAGTCGCGGGGCTGGTCGGTCCCCCGGGCCCAGGCCTTCTACGCCCAGTACGAGTACGTCGTCGGCTACTACGGGATGGAGGCGCTGGTCGAGGAGGTCGGAACGGGCGGAGGCGGGACCTACGGCCGCCCGCTGGCGGTGTTCGTGACAGACTACTCCGGGACCGCACCCGAGCTGACCGACGCCGGCTACGTCACGCTTCAGAACGACGTCAGGCGCGGATGGGTCCGGGCGTCCGAGGCGCACTTCGTCGTGGACAGCGAGGCCCGGACGCCGGCCGGACCGGCCGTCCTCCCCTTCGGCGACCGGGCCGACGCGACCGCCTTCACCGACCGGTACGGCGGGACGGTCGTCGGCTGGGCGGCGGTCAAGAGCCGGTCCGGGACGGAGCGCGCGCGCGGCGCGGTCTTGCGCGAGCGGATCGGCGAACAGCACGCGTGGGCGAACCGGACCGTCGCGGACGCCAGCGAGCTTCGCGACCGTCCGGTCTCAGTGGTCGTCGGGGAGGGGGACGCCCCGACGCTCGAGGCGGCACTGGAGCAGGCGGAGGCGAACGAGACGGTCCGCCTCCCGCCGGGGACCTACGACGGCCCGGTGACGGTCACCAAACCGGTCACGCTCGCGGGCGCCGGGAACGCGACAGTCATCGACGGGAACGGGACCGGGAGCGTCCTGACGGTCCGCTCGCCGCGGGTCGCGGTCACCGACCTGCGCGTGACCGGCGTCGGCGACCGTGACCTCGGGAACGCCTCCGACGACGACGACGGCTCCGAGTGGGACCGGCGCGTGCGCCTGGTCTACGGCGAGGGTGACGCCGGGATCCGGATGGCCGACGCCCGCGGCTCGCTCGTGGCCGACGTCACCGTCGACACCCCCGCCAACGGTATCGTGTTGCTCAACAGCTCGGGGGCCGCCGTCACGAACGTGACTGTCCGCGGGGCCGAGGACTGGGGCGACGGCTTCATGGGCGTGCTGGCGATGTACTCCCGCGCGGTCGTCCAGGACTCTGCCTTCCGCGGCGGTCGCGACGGGGTCTACACCCACTACTCCGACGGGCTCGTGGTCCGGGACAACACCATGCGCGGGATGCGGTACGGGGTCCACGAGATGTACACGCGGGACACGCTGGTCGCCAACAACTCCGTCCGTGAGACACAGGTGGGGGTCGTCGTGATGACGCGGCCGCAGGGGAACCTGGTCGTCGGCAACGACGTCCGGGACTCGGGACGGGGGGTCTCCGTCGACGGGAGCACCTCCCTCGTGGCCTGGAACGTGGTCGCTGACAACGGGCTGGGGATCTCGGTCGGTGCCGACCGCTCGCTGGTGACCCACAACACCGTCGTCCGGAACGACGTCGGGGTACGCGACGGGACGCTGTTGCCCACCAACGACATCGCCGAGAACGATATCCTCGCGAACGGCCGACCGGTCGAGGTCGCGCCGGGGAGCCGCGACACCTGGGCCGTCGGCGGTCGCGGCAACTACTGGGGCCCGATCCCGGGCCGCGACCGGGACGGTGACGGGGTGATCGACCGGCCCTACCGGCCGACCGACACCGTCGACAGCGCCGCGAACCGGTCGGCCGGGGCCGCAACGTTGGCCGACTCGCCGGCGGTCACGGTAATGCGGGGGTTCCAGCGCGCCGTCCCCGGGCTGCGCGCGGAGGGGGCCATCGACCCCGCCCCGCTGAGCCGGCCCGTCAGACCCGACGTCCTCGACCGGCTCGGCGTGGAGACGGGGGTGACGAGCCGTGACGGATGA
- the mch gene encoding methenyltetrahydromethanopterin cyclohydrolase, with product METLNRMATELVDEAIDFAEELTIGVHGLTGDAAVLDFGVERPGAVEAGLLLAEVQTAGLATVQTGVETVGGAPLTHVELSTDHPALGLLCAGKAGWELSVGDFEGLGSGPARALVAEEDIFGRVGYREDADFAVLAVETDQLPGEEVASAVAERAGVPESAVFLPAYATASVTGSVVAASRAAELATLRLAESGYDPASVLSATGRAPVAPVADGEEAAMARTTDALVYGGQVHLHLEDPVEDPEAVASTAGGEYGQPCADVFEDVDWELADLPVDFFGPAQVTLDVLGGETHVVGETRPDVLAESFY from the coding sequence ATGGAGACGCTCAACCGGATGGCCACCGAACTCGTCGACGAGGCCATCGACTTCGCCGAGGAACTCACTATCGGGGTCCACGGCCTCACCGGCGACGCCGCGGTACTGGATTTCGGGGTCGAGCGGCCGGGTGCCGTGGAGGCCGGACTGTTGCTCGCGGAGGTCCAGACCGCCGGGCTGGCGACCGTCCAGACCGGCGTCGAGACCGTCGGGGGCGCCCCGCTGACCCACGTCGAACTCTCGACCGACCACCCGGCGCTGGGCCTGCTCTGTGCCGGTAAGGCCGGCTGGGAACTCAGCGTCGGCGACTTCGAGGGGCTGGGCAGCGGGCCCGCCCGCGCGCTCGTCGCCGAGGAGGACATCTTCGGTCGCGTGGGCTACCGGGAGGACGCCGACTTCGCCGTGCTGGCGGTCGAGACCGACCAGCTCCCCGGCGAGGAGGTCGCCAGCGCCGTTGCCGAGCGGGCCGGGGTCCCCGAGTCGGCGGTGTTTCTCCCCGCTTACGCCACAGCCTCTGTCACGGGCAGCGTCGTCGCCGCCTCCCGCGCCGCTGAGCTCGCGACCCTCCGGCTGGCGGAGTCCGGCTACGACCCCGCGAGCGTGCTCTCGGCGACCGGGCGGGCGCCGGTCGCGCCGGTCGCCGACGGGGAGGAGGCGGCGATGGCCCGGACGACCGACGCACTCGTCTACGGCGGGCAGGTCCACCTCCACCTCGAGGACCCGGTCGAAGACCCCGAGGCGGTCGCCTCGACGGCTGGTGGGGAGTACGGGCAGCCCTGCGCGGACGTTTTCGAGGACGTCGACTGGGAGCTGGCCGACCTGCCCGTCGACTTCTTCGGCCCCGCGCAGGTGACGCTCGACGTCCTCGGCGGGGAGACCCACGTCGTCGGCGAGACTCGCCCCGACGTGCTCGCCGAGAGCTTCTACTGA
- a CDS encoding cytochrome c biogenesis CcdA family protein, whose product MTGAVPGAGVLAFALSAGLTTFFAPCAFPLLPGYVGYALQQNGVPGVAAAGAAAAGALATLAAVSGLAFVFGRALTGVLPAFEPLVGLGLVVFGALVATDRVPEVRVPLSRRPDSVAGFGVFGAAYALAAAGCVVPLFLGVVGQAATLPAPAGVAVLGAYAAGVTAPLAGITLLTGAGVGSWRSAGRLSQYVKPVAGTVMVAAGLGQLYLSVAVLDVL is encoded by the coding sequence ATGACCGGAGCAGTTCCGGGCGCCGGCGTCCTGGCCTTCGCCCTCAGCGCCGGCCTGACGACGTTTTTCGCCCCGTGTGCGTTCCCGCTGTTGCCGGGTTACGTGGGCTACGCCCTGCAACAGAACGGCGTCCCCGGGGTCGCGGCCGCCGGGGCGGCCGCGGCCGGCGCGCTGGCGACGCTCGCCGCCGTCTCGGGGCTCGCCTTCGTCTTCGGGCGGGCGCTGACCGGCGTGTTGCCGGCGTTCGAACCGCTCGTCGGCCTCGGATTGGTCGTCTTCGGGGCACTGGTCGCCACGGACCGGGTCCCCGAGGTGCGGGTGCCGCTCTCCCGGCGTCCGGACTCGGTCGCCGGGTTCGGCGTCTTCGGCGCGGCCTATGCACTCGCCGCGGCCGGCTGTGTCGTCCCGCTCTTTCTGGGGGTGGTCGGCCAGGCGGCGACGCTCCCCGCACCCGCGGGCGTCGCAGTCCTGGGCGCGTACGCGGCGGGCGTCACCGCCCCGCTCGCGGGCATCACCCTCCTGACGGGAGCGGGCGTCGGCTCCTGGCGCTCCGCCGGCCGGCTCTCGCAGTACGTCAAGCCCGTCGCCGGTACCGTGATGGTCGCCGCCGGACTCGGGCAGCTCTACCTCTCCGTCGCTGTGCTCGACGTGCTGTAG
- a CDS encoding nitrous oxide reductase accessory protein NosL, producing MCDHSHHAHGHSHVPSHGGGEGPERGRRVGDVTRRRVLGGVGAAAAASVAGCLGGGGEGDTPEPVTLTTEDQCEVCGMVIPNHPGPSTEIFYRDEQPSGHDNPARFDSTWEAFQYDFERQDRGWERTAFYVTDYSSVDYTLTQDGDSTLISTHPEADAFVDATEVTFVANSEVKGAMGRDLIGFSAEADADSFSDEHGGTLLSFGDVTRETVAGLGMN from the coding sequence ATGTGCGACCACTCTCATCACGCTCACGGGCACTCACACGTCCCCTCGCACGGGGGCGGAGAGGGGCCGGAGCGGGGACGCCGGGTCGGGGACGTCACGCGCCGTCGGGTACTGGGAGGGGTGGGTGCGGCAGCCGCCGCGAGCGTCGCCGGCTGCCTCGGGGGCGGCGGCGAGGGGGACACACCCGAGCCGGTCACGCTGACGACCGAAGACCAGTGTGAGGTCTGCGGGATGGTGATCCCGAACCACCCCGGGCCGAGCACGGAGATATTCTACCGGGACGAGCAGCCGTCTGGCCACGACAACCCCGCTCGGTTCGACAGCACGTGGGAGGCGTTCCAGTACGACTTCGAGCGCCAGGACCGTGGCTGGGAGCGCACGGCGTTTTACGTCACGGACTACTCGAGCGTGGACTACACGCTCACCCAGGACGGCGACTCGACGCTGATCAGTACCCACCCCGAGGCCGACGCCTTCGTCGACGCGACCGAGGTGACCTTCGTCGCCAACTCCGAGGTGAAGGGGGCCATGGGCCGTGACCTCATCGGGTTCTCGGCCGAGGCCGACGCCGACTCGTTCAGCGACGAGCACGGCGGGACGCTGCTCTCGTTCGGGGACGTCACCAGGGAGACGGTCGCCGGGCTGGGCATGAACTGA
- a CDS encoding bacteriorhodopsin produces MFEAVLGGEGALPALVPLQADLIQGDQLLSSSLWVNVALAGLAALLFAYMGRNVRGDRARMIWVVTLFIPLVSISSYLGLLSGVTIGVLEMPAGHPLDEAVSQWGRYLTWAFSTPLILAALGWLADVDRADLLAVVAADIGMCLTGLAAALTTSSLLMRWVFYAVSCVFFAVVLYALVFKWPVSAEAAGTSEIFSTLRALTVVLWLGYPIVWAVGIEGLALVESAGLTSWGYSALDILAKYVFAFLLLRWVADNESVVESAGSGAGTAGATPADD; encoded by the coding sequence ATGTTCGAAGCAGTACTCGGCGGAGAGGGTGCGCTACCGGCACTGGTCCCGCTCCAGGCAGACCTGATACAGGGCGACCAGCTGTTGAGTTCGTCGCTGTGGGTCAACGTCGCCCTGGCCGGGCTGGCGGCGCTGCTGTTCGCCTATATGGGCCGGAACGTCCGGGGGGACCGCGCCAGGATGATCTGGGTCGTGACGCTGTTCATCCCGCTGGTATCGATCTCGAGTTACCTCGGACTGCTCTCGGGGGTGACCATCGGCGTCCTCGAGATGCCCGCCGGACACCCGCTCGACGAGGCGGTCAGCCAGTGGGGGCGCTATCTCACGTGGGCGTTCTCGACGCCGCTGATCCTGGCGGCGCTCGGGTGGCTGGCCGACGTCGACCGCGCCGACCTGCTGGCCGTCGTCGCCGCCGACATCGGGATGTGTCTGACCGGCCTGGCGGCGGCGCTGACTACCTCCTCGCTTCTGATGCGGTGGGTGTTCTACGCCGTCAGCTGTGTGTTCTTCGCCGTCGTGCTGTACGCGCTGGTGTTCAAGTGGCCCGTGAGCGCGGAGGCCGCCGGAACCAGCGAGATCTTCTCGACGCTGCGGGCGCTGACGGTCGTCCTCTGGCTGGGCTACCCGATCGTCTGGGCGGTCGGCATCGAGGGGCTGGCGCTCGTGGAGTCGGCCGGGCTCACCTCCTGGGGGTACTCCGCGCTCGACATCCTCGCGAAGTACGTCTTCGCGTTCCTGCTGTTGCGCTGGGTCGCCGACAACGAGTCGGTCGTCGAAAGCGCGGGGAGCGGTGCCGGGACCGCCGGTGCCACCCCGGCCGACGACTGA
- a CDS encoding HAD family hydrolase has product MTDAPVEAVLFDIDGTLVEYERTPGDLLPLAFEAAGVDPFFDAADYEARYGEFAEESEDVQDLRKRCFADIAREEGRDPEVGRAVARAYAAERDHTRVDPLPGAHRALNALDSRYSLAAVTNGGPGMQGRKLAAVGLDDRFETVVHAGYETAAKPAVEPFQAALESLGVAPERSVYVGNSLEADVAGANRAGVRSVWFDRDGVADPEPEPHGRVSSLHALVDEPW; this is encoded by the coding sequence ATGACCGACGCTCCGGTCGAGGCAGTCCTGTTCGACATCGACGGCACGCTCGTCGAGTACGAGCGAACGCCCGGCGACCTGCTGCCGCTGGCTTTCGAGGCGGCCGGCGTCGACCCCTTCTTCGACGCTGCCGACTACGAGGCGCGTTACGGCGAGTTCGCCGAGGAGAGCGAGGACGTGCAGGACCTCCGGAAGCGGTGTTTCGCCGACATCGCCCGCGAGGAGGGTCGGGACCCGGAGGTCGGCCGGGCGGTCGCGCGGGCCTACGCGGCCGAGCGCGACCACACCAGGGTCGACCCCCTCCCGGGCGCGCACAGGGCGCTCAACGCGCTCGACTCCCGGTACAGCCTCGCCGCGGTCACGAACGGCGGGCCGGGGATGCAGGGGCGGAAGCTCGCTGCCGTGGGCCTCGACGACCGGTTCGAGACGGTCGTCCACGCCGGCTACGAGACGGCTGCCAAACCGGCTGTCGAGCCCTTCCAGGCGGCGCTGGAGTCACTCGGCGTGGCTCCCGAACGGAGCGTCTACGTCGGTAACTCCCTGGAGGCCGACGTCGCGGGCGCGAACCGGGCGGGCGTTCGGTCGGTGTGGTTCGACCGCGACGGGGTTGCGGACCCCGAGCCGGAGCCACACGGCCGCGTGAGCTCGCTGCACGCGCTCGTCGACGAGCCCTGGTGA
- a CDS encoding SCO family protein, with the protein MRRRTYLQVAATLGAAGLAGCSASGAGNPDVVLPEPDREFDSSDLPYPAWGERLPDVTLPAPLADREVALRSVDRPQLLTFFYSHCNSVCPVLISALRNVQTHALNEGYGDEVAFHPTTFDPERDDADRLRTYGEEMNVDLAAGNWRFLRPASRGRAEEVVAEQFGVSFERTHPEEMEVYMFAHAALTLLVNADGYVERAYREKQPDPETMIADLETVRNG; encoded by the coding sequence ATGAGGCGACGCACATACCTCCAGGTGGCTGCAACGCTCGGCGCGGCGGGGCTGGCGGGCTGCTCGGCCAGCGGCGCCGGTAACCCCGACGTGGTGCTCCCGGAGCCGGACCGGGAGTTCGACAGCAGCGACCTGCCGTACCCGGCCTGGGGCGAGCGGCTCCCCGACGTCACGCTCCCGGCGCCGCTGGCGGACCGTGAGGTCGCTCTCCGGTCCGTCGACCGCCCGCAGCTGCTGACGTTCTTCTACAGCCACTGCAACAGCGTCTGTCCGGTGCTCATCTCGGCGCTCCGGAACGTCCAGACGCACGCGCTGAACGAGGGATACGGCGACGAGGTGGCGTTTCATCCGACCACCTTCGACCCCGAGCGCGACGACGCCGACCGCCTCCGGACCTACGGCGAGGAGATGAACGTCGACCTCGCCGCGGGTAACTGGCGGTTCCTCCGGCCGGCATCGAGAGGGCGGGCCGAGGAGGTCGTCGCGGAGCAGTTCGGCGTCTCCTTCGAGCGGACCCATCCCGAGGAGATGGAGGTGTACATGTTCGCACACGCCGCGCTGACGCTGCTCGTGAACGCCGACGGGTACGTCGAGCGCGCTTACCGGGAGAAACAGCCCGACCCCGAGACGATGATCGCGGACCTGGAGACGGTAAGGAACGGATGA